From a region of the Cygnus atratus isolate AKBS03 ecotype Queensland, Australia chromosome 3, CAtr_DNAZoo_HiC_assembly, whole genome shotgun sequence genome:
- the KBTBD11 gene encoding kelch repeat and BTB domain-containing protein 11, with protein MEGSGAVEEEESGAGPGTPPLTLASPCSFSSSLCFSTAATECGAPLPASTGGRVVESQWEINSTASESEEEEAANAQGTPAGTQPIGRPVEEPDLVIEVSGQRIRAHKSVLAAKSDYFRARASRDILRVKGVSYGALRLLIDYVYTARMGEVRHDNLAEVVSGARVLQMPCALHCAAEAMRAQLRLDNCYQLLCLAKKQRLAELREAAYRFMSDHYLEVLREPGVYGRLSGAERDLILQRRLEAGRRCLLVAEVSDAFERPGGSSRPQSRESSRPQSPSSVVSLEESGSLIHCYHEASREWRVLTRLPEEANAKGCAMCVLYNYLFLAGGIVAGPAGSEPRARLSDKVFCYNPLTDTWSQVRPLAQPRSQLKLLALDGYLYAVGGECLFTVEKYDPRADRWSTVAPLPKGAFAVAHEATTCNGEIYVSGGSLFYRLLKYDPKRDEWQECPYNSSRRRSADMVAFKNFIYRFDVSSGRGGEQGPGGGTSGGVEVFRYNTVAKRWSQCASLRPSGGPVQPFRCAALGNTIYCVNRTGTLRFCLAQDGEVEADGGLKGTFDGELLKAPFDAKGVLLPFVLTLPEKLEKAGDQEGSLPL; from the coding sequence ATGGAGGGCAGCGGCgcagtggaggaggaggagagtgGGGCCGGGCCCGGCACCCCACCGCTCACCCTGGCCTCCCCTTGCAGCTTCAGCTCCTCTCTGTGCTTCAGCACCGCCGCCACCGAGTGCggggccccgctgccggccTCCACCGGTGGCCGTGTGGTGGAGAGCCAGTGGGAGATCAACAGCACGGCCTCCGAgtcggaggaggaggaggccgccAACGCACAGGGGACACCGGCAGGCACGCAGCCCATAGGGCGGCCGGTGGAGGAGCCCGACCTGGTGATCGAGGTGTCGGGGCAGCGCATCCGGGCTCACAAGTCGGTGCTGGCGGCCAAGAGCGACTATTTCCGCGCCCGCGCCTCGCGGGACATCCTGCGGGTGAAGGGGGTGAGCTACGGGGCACTGCGGCTCCTCATTGACTATGTCTACACCGCCCGCATGGGCGAGGTGCGCCACGACAACCTGGCCGAGGTGGTGAGCGGCGCCCGTGTCCTCCAGATGCCCTGCGCCCTGCACTGCGCTGCCGAGGCCATGCGTGCCCAGCTCCGCCTCGACAACTGCTAccagctgctgtgcctggctAAGAAGCAGCGGCTGGCGGAGCTGCGGGAGGCCGCCTACCGCTTCATGAGCGACCACTACCTGGAGGTGCTGCGGGAGCCGGGCGTCTACGGCCGCCTCAGCGGTGCCGAGAGGGACCTCATTCTGCAGCGGCGACTGGAGGCCGGCCGGCGCTGCCTCTTGGTGGCTGAGGTCAGCGACGCCTTCGAGCGGCCAGGCGGCAGCAGCCGGCCCCAGAGCCGCGAGAGCAGCCGCCCGCAGAGCCCCTCCTCCGTGGTGTCGCTGGAGGAGAGCGGCTCCCTCATCCACTGCTACCACGAAGCCAGCCGTGAGTGGAGGGTGCTGACGCGCCTGCCTGAGGAGGCCAACGCCAAGGGCTGCGCCATGTGCGTCCTCTACAACTACCTCTTCCTGGCGGGAGGCATCGTGGCGGGGCCAGCGGGCAGCGAGCCCCGGGCCCGCCTCTCTGACAAGGTCTTCTGCTACAACCCCCTCACCGACACCTGGAGCCAGGTGCGCCCGCTGGCGCAGCCCCGCTCGCAGCTCAAGCTGCTGGCTCTGGACGGCTACCTCTATGCTGTGGGGGGTGAGTGCCTCTTCACTGTGGAGAAGTACGACCCACGGGCTGACCGCTGGAGCACTGTGGCGCCTCTGCCCAAGGGTGCCTTCGCCGTGGCTCACGAAGCCACCACCTGCAACGGGGAGATCTACGTCTCGGGGGGGTCCCTCTTCTACCGCCTGCTCAAGTATGACCCCAAGCGCGACGAGTGGCAGGAGTGCCCTTACAACAGCAGCCGCCGGCGCTCCGCTGACATGGTGGCCTTCAAGAACTTCATCTACCGCTTCGACGTCAGCAGCGGCCGCGGTGGAGAGCAGGGCCCAGGCGGTGGGACCAGCGGCGGCGTGGAAGTTTTCCGGTACAACACGGTGGCCAAACGCTGGAGCCAGTGTGCCAGCCTGCGGCCTAGTGGTGGCCCCGTCCAGCCCTTCCGCTGCGCCGCCTTGGGCAACACCATCTACTGCGTCAACCGGACCGGCACCCTCCGCTTCTGCTTAGCCCAGGATGGCGAGGTGGAGGCGGATGGCGGGCTCAAGGGCACCTTCGACGGGGAGCTTCTCAAAGCTCCCTTTGACGCCAAGGGTGTTCTCCTGCCCTTTGTGCTTACCCTGCCAGAGAAGCTGGAGAAAGCAGGGGACCAGGAGGGCTCTCTCCCACTGTGA